The window GCATCCTCAAACAGATtccattgaaaaatattttctggtTGCATTTATACTATGGATATATTCAATTGCTttcgaatacattttttatattcaaaattcaaattaaattctCAATTCAGTCACAACAAAAGCTGAAAATGTAGGAATGAGTTTTAGTTTAATGCGGTATCCCAAATGAAAGTCCAATTATTTCGAGAATCGAAAGTTCGGCTTTAATGCGAGTAACAAAGGAATAAAGAAAACAATGCACGACACTGACTTGACTGACTGATCGACTTACTAACTGACTGACCGACTTGAGAACTCGGGACAGCACTTTAGCACCTCACTCTATATGGCCGGGATGGTTTGGTGGTTGGGCGTATTTACAGGATCATCCCCAAGTAGACCAAAACCTACTTGGGCAGATGGGCACCCTCCGGTTGGAAACCATTCTCGTCGGCCACGAAATTGATGGTGTATGTCTGGCCGTCAGGAGCCACCCAACTGACGGATCCCCGGATGGATATGGACTCGTTTTCCTGCCCGGCATTCTTGATGACGCCCTCCTCTGTGCGGGTGGTGCCGTCGCTCAGCTTGTAGCTGAACTTATATCCATCGAGGTCAACATTGGACTCGTACTCCTGGACCTCCACTTCGTTCTGCGGACGGGCAGTGGCCAGCGCCAGGAGCACTGCCAGCGAGCCAACGACTAGCATCTGGAAAGCGAAGAGAGGGTATCCTTTGGGGTTATCCTGGCTTATCCAAGGGCTTGCACTTTACCAATTTCATCATTTTGTGTGGTTCTCGGATTGCTGGGTTCCTTGTGCGGCTAATGAAACTGGCGGTTGTCTAATGGTGGCACTGCATCAGCGACCACTGCATTTTATACtgcaccgccgccgccgccgcatTTGCAAACGTCATAAATTTGCACAATTGTAGAAGAAGAAGCCGGAGTCAAGCAGCAGAagctgcagcagcaccaccGGCTAAATGTTTTTCtctatttcaattttttttgccaCGTTTTTTGCAATTGGCAGAGATGCACCAAAGTCGCTGCGACAAGTAACATTTAAAGCGGCTTTGTGCATCGGCGTACTCATCCAAAAGGTATTAATGCTCCCACACTCGAAAAATTTGTAATCTTTATTCTATGTCAACAAGCCAATGGTTTTTgggtttaataaatatttaataatacgATCTCTGTGAAgtattaaaaatgattaaatatttaaaaaggtGTTTGCATTATACAGTTTATAAAATTAACAAAGAAAAAAGTCGTTTTCAGACTAAGAAAAATCATTATTAATTTTCTAGTAAGTAGGTCAAACTACTTTTGCAGATTTTTCTTTAAGTGCCACCTGGCAGTTTTAAAAATCGCGAAAAAGTTCAAGATGATGTATTGGGGAAAAGGTTGCGAGCTGAATGGCTCGCAAACTGCAACTGGGGAAAACCGAGCGAAGAACTGTGGCAAGCCAGAACCAGATCGGCGTCGGAAGGTTGAAATCCAAATGGGAATAATCCTCGGCCAGCGGCAACCAGCAATCTGCAACCAAACACTAAGTTCAAGTGCTGTCAACGGCAATTTGCAGGGCAGCAAGTTCAAGCCGCAGACACGAGGCTTAGCCGGAGCCATGTGTGATGGCCAAAGTGCACAGATCTGAGTGTGTTGGAGATGGTTGACTTTTGGCATATGCAACGGCCTTTACAGCACCCGATTGATGTTGATGTGCCTGCCCGGTAACAAGCatcaaaccaaaccaaaaccaaagccaaaaccaagacCAAAACCAAAAGCAGTAAACAGTAAGCAGctggaaataaaaaacacatcgAATAACCTACAACTGCGGCGGCTCGCATGCAATTTAAATCTCAgacttttgttgtttttctcaGGCCCAGACTGAGTCTtcgtttctgttgctgtttgCCAATTTATTCCACCTTCGATGACCGCTACAGGCCGAAAGAAGATGCCTCAGTCTTAGTCTGAGTCGCAGGCGTTGATCTGACAATCCGGTCAATCGGGTTTTGGCTTTGGTCATCTGTCGGCCTCTGTTCCACCGGCCACGACTCCACCTCTACTATCCATCCATTTGATTGACCCACGGCAACCCGAATTGTGCCAACATCTTCAAGTCACTTCTATCTTGAGGGCATTATTGAAACATTGGTTTTGGCATTTCCTCAAACAattcttttggccaaaaaatctTTGGCAGCTGCCAATTACGCTAATGTCTAAACTGATATCTAAGGATATCTAaggaattattaaaaatttctagAGTTCTGATTAGACAAATactcaaaatattaaatttaatattttttgtttcaaaactaaaacgaattaaattaactaataaatgtcaaataaaaacgaatttaaaaaaagaatattataATGTAACCTAACAAGTTCATTCGGTATTACCATTCTGATATTTGTCCTGACCTGACTGATCCTGACCcttcctaaaaaaaataaatatgccaaCTTAAATATTCAAGAAAtttctggaaacaaaattatttataaaagacTTAAAACTTTTGTCTTCAGTAAATAATGCACTCTCATAACGATCCAATAAATTAAAGACTTAATTAATTGGGTTTGGCCGCCTACAAATTGAACTTGGGCTGAGGGCATTCGGAGCCCTTGAAAATGGATCTGAGATCTGATTCCATTTAAC of the Drosophila ananassae strain 14024-0371.13 chromosome 2R, ASM1763931v2, whole genome shotgun sequence genome contains:
- the LOC6493784 gene encoding endocuticle structural protein SgAbd-6 — translated: MMKLMLVVGSLAVLLALATARPQNEVEVQEYESNVDLDGYKFSYKLSDGTTRTEEGVIKNAGQENESISIRGSVSWVAPDGQTYTINFVADENGFQPEGAHLPK